In the Kaistella sp. 97-N-M2 genome, one interval contains:
- a CDS encoding nucleoside permease yields MNLKLRLTVLSFLQFFVWGAWLITIGVYWFGTKQWGGEEFGKVFATLGIASLLMPAITGIIADRWINAEKLFGILHILYGIVLFFLPSVTTPDNFFWVMLLAMMFYMPTISLSNSIAYYVLKNNDYDVVKVFPPIRVWGTIGFIAAMWITNLTGNKASGNQFYIAAVVAIILGIYAFTLPKCPPQNLIPANASLSEKLGLNAFSLFKDYKMALFFFFSMFLGAALQLTNMYGDTYLSDFGKIPEYADSFVVKRSTLIMSISQISETLFILAIPFFLSRYGIKNVMLISMFAWVLRFGLFAYGVPVGFGLGLIVLSCIVYGMAFDFFNISGSLFVETTTDYKIRSSAQGLFMMMTNGFGAIAGSLVSGWLIQKYFSLPNGDKMWHEIWLVFAAYALVIAVLFAVMFKHKHDPAVLAEVRH; encoded by the coding sequence AGCCTGGCTCATTACCATCGGAGTTTATTGGTTCGGCACAAAACAATGGGGCGGCGAAGAATTCGGAAAAGTTTTTGCAACTTTAGGAATTGCTTCTCTTTTAATGCCTGCAATAACCGGTATTATTGCTGACCGCTGGATTAATGCAGAAAAACTGTTTGGTATTTTACATATTTTATACGGTATTGTTTTATTTTTCCTGCCTTCCGTAACAACTCCCGACAACTTTTTCTGGGTCATGCTTCTTGCTATGATGTTCTATATGCCCACCATTTCGCTGTCCAATTCAATTGCGTACTACGTTTTAAAAAATAACGATTACGATGTTGTAAAAGTCTTTCCACCCATTCGCGTGTGGGGAACGATTGGATTTATTGCAGCCATGTGGATCACCAATTTAACCGGTAACAAAGCATCCGGAAACCAGTTTTATATCGCCGCTGTGGTCGCTATCATTTTAGGAATATATGCCTTTACATTACCGAAATGTCCGCCCCAGAATTTGATTCCCGCAAATGCGAGTTTGTCTGAAAAATTAGGCCTAAATGCTTTCTCTTTGTTTAAAGATTACAAAATGGCCTTGTTCTTTTTCTTCTCCATGTTCCTCGGTGCTGCGCTGCAGTTGACCAATATGTATGGAGATACGTATCTGTCGGATTTTGGGAAGATCCCTGAATATGCAGACAGTTTCGTGGTGAAAAGATCAACTTTAATTATGTCTATCTCCCAGATTTCCGAAACACTTTTCATTCTCGCAATTCCCTTCTTTTTGAGCCGATACGGAATTAAAAACGTGATGCTCATCTCCATGTTTGCGTGGGTTTTGCGCTTCGGTCTGTTCGCTTATGGCGTTCCGGTGGGCTTTGGTCTCGGATTAATTGTCCTGTCGTGTATCGTTTATGGCATGGCGTTCGACTTTTTTAATATTTCGGGGTCTCTTTTTGTAGAAACTACAACCGATTATAAAATCCGTTCTTCCGCTCAGGGGCTTTTTATGATGATGACAAACGGTTTTGGCGCCATTGCCGGAAGTTTGGTAAGCGGTTGGCTCATTCAAAAATATTTTTCTCTCCCGAATGGCGATAAAATGTGGCACGAAATCTGGCTCGTATTTGCCGCTTACGCTTTGGTTATCGCGGTTTTGTTTGCTGTAATGTTCAAGCATAAACATGATCCGGCAGTTCTTGCAGAAGTACGACATTAG
- a CDS encoding acetyl-CoA C-acyltransferase, which produces MKEVFIVSAVRTPMGSFLGSLATVPATKLGSTAIKGALERINLDPKLVQEVYMGNVLQAGEGQAPARQAALGAGLSNETPSTTINKVCASGMKAVTMAAQSIKAGDQDIIVAGGMENMSSVPHYYNARNATKLGDVKMQDGMLLDGLVDVYGKVHMGVCAEKCAAEYGFSREDQDNFAIESYQRSAKAWSEGRFKDEIVSVEIPQRKGDAVIFSQDEEFKAVKFDKIPSLPTVFQKENGTVTAANASTLNDGASALVLMSKEKMEELGMKPLAKIISYADAAHEPEFFTTAPSKALPIALKKAGLEISDIDFFEFNEAFSVVGLANNKILGLDASKVNVNGGAVSLGHPLGSSGSRIIVTLINILKQNNGKYGAAAICNGGGGASAIVIENI; this is translated from the coding sequence ATGAAAGAAGTATTTATCGTATCGGCCGTAAGAACACCCATGGGAAGTTTTCTGGGTAGCTTGGCAACGGTTCCGGCTACAAAATTAGGTTCAACAGCCATTAAAGGCGCATTAGAAAGAATAAATCTCGATCCGAAATTGGTTCAGGAAGTTTATATGGGCAATGTTCTGCAGGCAGGCGAGGGCCAGGCCCCAGCGCGCCAGGCAGCTCTGGGCGCAGGTTTGTCTAACGAAACACCTTCCACAACCATCAACAAAGTCTGCGCTTCCGGAATGAAAGCCGTTACCATGGCTGCCCAATCCATCAAGGCCGGTGATCAGGATATTATTGTTGCCGGAGGAATGGAAAATATGTCCTCGGTGCCGCATTATTATAACGCCAGAAATGCGACAAAGTTAGGCGATGTGAAAATGCAGGACGGAATGCTTCTCGACGGTTTGGTTGATGTTTACGGAAAAGTACATATGGGCGTTTGCGCCGAAAAATGTGCGGCAGAATATGGTTTTTCGCGCGAAGACCAGGATAATTTTGCGATAGAATCTTACCAGCGTTCGGCCAAAGCCTGGAGCGAAGGAAGATTTAAGGATGAGATTGTTTCTGTAGAAATTCCGCAGAGAAAAGGCGATGCAGTTATTTTTTCGCAAGATGAAGAATTTAAAGCCGTGAAATTTGATAAAATCCCGTCTTTGCCTACCGTTTTTCAAAAGGAAAATGGAACGGTAACCGCAGCAAATGCCTCAACGCTGAATGATGGCGCTTCCGCTTTGGTTTTAATGTCTAAAGAAAAAATGGAAGAGTTAGGCATGAAACCTTTGGCAAAAATTATTTCTTACGCAGATGCAGCGCACGAACCCGAATTTTTCACCACCGCGCCCTCAAAAGCTTTACCGATCGCCTTGAAAAAAGCCGGACTCGAAATTAGCGATATCGATTTTTTCGAATTCAACGAAGCTTTTTCAGTAGTAGGTTTAGCCAACAATAAAATCCTGGGACTGGATGCCAGCAAAGTTAATGTAAACGGAGGTGCAGTTTCGCTGGGTCATCCACTGGGCAGTTCGGGCAGCCGAATTATTGTAACGCTCATCAATATCTTGAAGCAGAATAACGGTAAATACGGCGCTGCTGCAATTTGCAACGGCGGCGGCGGCGCAAGTGCCATCGTTATAGAGAATATTTAA
- a CDS encoding MFS transporter produces the protein MPENADLQTPNIKNNPKIMKAWALYDWANSVYSLVITSTIFPIYYSILTTASERSEYVKETGHWIKVPVRHMITVFGKEYQPDAIYGYSLTISFLIVVLLSPILSSLADTIGNKKSFLQFFCYLGATSCMGLAMFTGMQNVFLGLLFSITASVGFWGSLVFYNSFLPDIATPDKQDALSAKGYVYGYIGSVVLVVICLVLIQVFAKNPEEAKLYTRISFLLTGAWWFGFSQYTFKHLPQFGNVKDQLPKDLVLLNYKNIFQAHEEQGGVWAVLKDNVNFYLDVVKESFHELFKVGRTLFADRNLKFFLSSFFFYSVGMQTIFLMATLFGKSEINLEQDKLILTLLLIQIEAIIGALFFSWLSRKIGNKNVISIAIVLWIVACLSAYFLNKENPNVETQFFVIAGIIGLVMGGLQAMSRSTYSKLLPEDSMDNTTFFSFYDVLEKLAIILGTFIFATMIEQYHNMRYAALSMSLFFFIGLILIRFLKVKMNKEAAVN, from the coding sequence ATGCCAGAAAACGCAGATTTGCAGACGCCAAACATCAAGAATAATCCAAAAATCATGAAAGCTTGGGCTTTGTATGATTGGGCAAATTCTGTTTATTCTCTCGTCATTACTTCCACCATTTTCCCTATTTATTATTCCATTTTAACCACCGCTTCGGAACGGAGTGAGTATGTAAAGGAAACAGGCCACTGGATTAAAGTTCCGGTGCGCCACATGATCACCGTTTTTGGCAAAGAATATCAACCAGATGCAATTTACGGGTACTCTCTCACCATTTCCTTTTTAATTGTGGTTTTGCTTTCTCCCATCCTATCTTCGCTGGCAGACACCATCGGAAACAAAAAATCTTTTCTGCAGTTTTTCTGCTATCTGGGCGCGACATCCTGTATGGGACTGGCGATGTTTACAGGTATGCAAAACGTTTTCCTCGGTTTGCTGTTCAGTATTACGGCGAGTGTCGGTTTTTGGGGGAGTTTGGTTTTCTACAATTCGTTTCTTCCCGATATTGCGACGCCGGATAAACAGGATGCGCTTTCCGCGAAAGGCTATGTTTACGGTTATATCGGGTCGGTAGTATTGGTGGTAATCTGTTTGGTCCTGATACAGGTTTTTGCAAAAAATCCGGAAGAAGCAAAATTATACACACGAATCTCTTTTCTGCTCACCGGAGCCTGGTGGTTTGGTTTTTCCCAATATACCTTCAAACATTTGCCACAGTTTGGCAATGTGAAAGATCAGCTGCCGAAAGATTTGGTATTGCTGAATTACAAAAACATTTTTCAGGCGCACGAAGAACAGGGTGGTGTTTGGGCAGTACTGAAGGATAACGTTAATTTTTATCTGGATGTTGTAAAAGAAAGTTTTCACGAACTTTTCAAAGTTGGAAGAACGCTTTTCGCAGACCGGAATTTGAAATTTTTTCTTTCGAGTTTCTTCTTTTACAGCGTTGGAATGCAGACGATCTTCTTGATGGCGACGTTGTTTGGAAAAAGCGAAATCAATCTGGAGCAGGATAAATTAATCTTAACGCTTTTGCTCATTCAGATTGAAGCGATAATCGGTGCGTTGTTTTTTTCATGGCTTTCCCGAAAAATTGGAAACAAAAACGTAATTTCTATCGCAATCGTATTGTGGATTGTGGCGTGTTTATCAGCCTATTTCCTGAACAAAGAAAACCCGAATGTCGAAACGCAGTTTTTTGTGATAGCCGGAATTATTGGTCTTGTGATGGGCGGTTTGCAGGCGATGTCGCGTTCCACCTATTCCAAACTGTTGCCGGAAGACTCGATGGATAATACGACGTTCTTCAGTTTTTATGATGTACTCGAAAAATTAGCCATTATTTTAGGAACGTTTATTTTTGCAACCATGATCGAACAATATCATAATATGCGGTACGCAGCCTTGTCGATGTCTTTATTTTTCTTTATTGGGTTGATTTTGATTCGGTTTTTAAAAGTGAAAATGAACAAAGAAGCAGCGGTGAATTAA
- a CDS encoding mevalonate kinase, whose amino-acid sequence MTNPLFYAKILLFGEYGIIEDSQGLTLPYSFYKGALKFSELENDFEKESNVSLQNYAVYLKDLKLPESYQISISKFQKDIRAGLFFDSNIPQGYGVGSSGALVAAIFERYSIRTYLPEHISKDELKDLKKVFGEMESYFHGKSSGIDPLICYMNLPILIENRENVNKVAIPASEEGKGAIFLIDSGMTGETGPMVQIFFEKMKTEGFRKTMKEEFIRYNNACIDAFLKKEMTPLFRNLKSLSVWAYEHFKPMIPESIYKAWKNGLDTNAYYLKLCGSGGGGYILGFTKDYEKAEKMLDGFHKEVIYRF is encoded by the coding sequence ATGACAAATCCTTTATTTTACGCAAAAATACTTTTGTTCGGTGAATACGGCATTATTGAAGATTCACAGGGGCTTACTTTACCGTACAGTTTTTATAAAGGTGCACTAAAATTTTCCGAACTCGAAAACGATTTTGAAAAAGAATCTAATGTTTCGCTTCAAAATTACGCCGTTTACTTAAAGGATTTAAAACTTCCCGAGTCTTACCAGATCAGCATTTCCAAATTCCAGAAAGACATTCGTGCCGGACTTTTCTTCGATTCGAATATCCCGCAAGGTTATGGCGTTGGAAGTTCCGGTGCCTTAGTTGCCGCTATTTTCGAAAGATATTCTATTCGAACGTATCTCCCGGAACATATATCAAAGGACGAACTGAAAGATCTTAAAAAAGTCTTTGGCGAAATGGAAAGTTATTTCCACGGAAAAAGTTCGGGCATCGACCCGCTGATTTGCTACATGAATCTTCCCATTCTTATTGAAAACCGCGAAAACGTTAATAAAGTTGCTATTCCGGCGAGTGAAGAAGGAAAAGGCGCGATTTTTTTAATCGATTCTGGAATGACGGGCGAAACCGGACCAATGGTACAGATTTTCTTCGAAAAAATGAAAACCGAAGGATTCCGCAAAACAATGAAAGAAGAGTTCATTCGCTACAACAACGCTTGTATCGACGCTTTTCTAAAAAAAGAAATGACGCCGCTCTTCCGAAATTTAAAAAGTCTTTCCGTTTGGGCGTACGAACATTTTAAACCGATGATTCCCGAAAGTATTTACAAGGCCTGGAAAAATGGTCTCGATACGAACGCCTATTATCTGAAACTCTGCGGAAGCGGAGGTGGCGGTTATATTTTAGGTTTTACCAAAGATTATGAAAAAGCTGAAAAAATGCTGGACGGCTTTCACAAAGAAGTGATTTACAGATTCTAA
- a CDS encoding pseudouridine synthase, protein MSRDRNSKSKPKRISKISNSGSPSKPRTQKSARPRVEKSEESKEPKAPKEPRLMSQSEAKSYEKSFDRTSKPTGKRSGKSFDTRDKYVKGDSKFGGKKLFKNYVRPEDEGEKTRSFVQKRRFDKLAKEVPKETIRLNKYIANSGICSRREADELITQGLVVVNGAVVTEMGYQVQKTDKVIFDGQGITPEKPVYVLLNKPKGYISTTKDEKARKTVMDLVANASPYRVFPVGRLDRSTTGVILLTNDGHMTKKLTHPSFNMKKIYHVTLDRKLDRADLNAIAEGIRLEEGVAEVDSISYIEGKPKNEVGIEIHIGWNRVVRRIFQRLGYEVELLDRVMFAGLTKKNIKRGHWRILTELEVNNLKMMSS, encoded by the coding sequence ATGAGCAGAGATAGAAACAGTAAGAGCAAACCGAAACGAATAAGCAAGATTTCCAATTCCGGAAGTCCTTCCAAACCTCGTACCCAAAAATCTGCACGACCACGCGTTGAAAAATCCGAAGAGTCTAAAGAACCGAAAGCGCCCAAAGAACCGCGGTTAATGTCGCAATCTGAAGCCAAAAGCTACGAAAAATCATTTGACCGAACGTCTAAGCCTACGGGAAAAAGATCCGGAAAATCATTTGATACGCGCGACAAATACGTGAAAGGCGACAGCAAATTTGGCGGCAAAAAGCTTTTCAAAAATTACGTAAGACCGGAAGACGAAGGTGAAAAGACAAGATCTTTCGTTCAAAAAAGAAGATTCGATAAACTGGCGAAAGAAGTTCCGAAAGAGACAATCCGTTTAAATAAATATATTGCCAACTCCGGGATTTGTTCCCGAAGAGAGGCAGACGAGCTTATAACTCAAGGTTTAGTTGTGGTTAACGGCGCTGTGGTGACCGAAATGGGATACCAGGTGCAAAAAACCGATAAAGTAATTTTCGACGGACAGGGCATTACGCCGGAAAAACCCGTATATGTTCTTCTGAACAAACCGAAAGGTTATATCTCCACGACGAAAGACGAGAAAGCCCGGAAAACGGTGATGGATCTCGTCGCAAATGCCTCGCCGTACCGCGTTTTTCCTGTGGGTAGACTGGACCGCTCGACAACCGGCGTTATTTTGTTGACCAATGATGGTCACATGACTAAGAAGCTGACGCATCCGTCTTTCAACATGAAAAAAATATATCACGTTACGCTGGACCGGAAATTGGATCGTGCGGATCTTAACGCCATTGCAGAAGGAATTCGTTTGGAAGAAGGCGTTGCCGAAGTCGACAGTATTTCTTACATCGAAGGCAAACCCAAAAACGAAGTCGGCATCGAAATCCACATCGGCTGGAACAGAGTAGTACGCAGAATTTTCCAAAGATTGGGCTACGAAGTTGAGTTGTTGGACCGCGTTATGTTTGCAGGACTAACGAAGAAAAACATCAAACGTGGACACTGGCGGATCCTGACTGAACTGGAAGTCAATAATTTAAAAATGATGAGTTCTTAA
- a CDS encoding NADP-dependent isocitrate dehydrogenase produces the protein MSENSKIVYTLTDEAPMLATHSFLPIVKAFTKTAAIEILAKDISLAGRILANFPEFLKEDQKVEDALAELGELATKPEANIIKLPNISASAPQLDGAIAELQKHGFAVPNYPAEPKNDEEKAIKAKYAKVLGSAVNPVLREGNSDRRAPKAVKNYAKANPHRMGAWSTDSKTKVVHMNHGDFYGTEKSVTIEKEGQYKIEFFGNDGSVKELKGFAPLKAKEIIDASTMSLSALKTFVADSIAEAKIDNVLLSGHLKATMMKVSDPIIFGAMVQVYFKDVFLKYADFFKELDINPNNGLQDLFDKIKGHEKEMDIRADLGIAFQYGPAVAMVNSDKGISNFHVPSDIIVDASMAALIRGGGKMWNKDGKEEDTIAMIPDRSYAGFYQAAIDDMKNHGALDVTKIGSVPNVGLMAQKAEEYGSHDKTFQISAEGKVKVSDAEGNILLEQEVQSGDIFRMCQTKDAPIQDWVKLAVNRARLSDTPAIFWLDDQRAHDREMIKKVEKYLKDYDTSGLDIQILNIEDAMTLTLERLRKGLDTISVSGNVLRDYLTDLFPILELGTSAKMLSIVPLMNGGGLFETGAGGSAPKHIEQFIEEGYLRWDSLGEFMALQASLEHLAQTQNNGKAQVLADALDLATEKFLANDKSPSRKVGSIDNRGSHFYLALYWAEALAQQTKDAELAAKFAPVAKAMLENEEKINSELIGAQGKTQEIGGYYQPNFTKTDEAMRPSATLNTIVNGI, from the coding sequence ATGTCAGAAAATTCCAAGATCGTCTATACTTTGACAGACGAAGCGCCAATGTTGGCTACTCATTCTTTTTTACCCATTGTAAAAGCTTTTACGAAAACCGCAGCGATCGAAATTTTAGCAAAAGACATTTCCCTGGCAGGCAGAATTCTGGCCAATTTTCCGGAGTTTCTTAAAGAAGATCAAAAGGTGGAAGATGCACTGGCAGAACTGGGCGAACTTGCGACAAAGCCTGAGGCGAATATTATAAAGTTACCCAACATCTCGGCCTCTGCACCGCAGCTGGACGGGGCGATTGCTGAACTGCAAAAACATGGTTTTGCAGTGCCTAATTATCCGGCAGAACCTAAAAATGACGAAGAAAAAGCCATCAAGGCGAAATATGCTAAAGTGTTGGGAAGTGCGGTAAATCCGGTACTTCGCGAAGGGAACTCCGACCGAAGAGCCCCGAAAGCGGTAAAAAATTACGCAAAAGCCAATCCGCACCGAATGGGCGCCTGGAGCACAGATTCGAAAACGAAAGTGGTGCACATGAACCATGGCGATTTTTATGGGACCGAAAAATCGGTGACCATTGAAAAAGAAGGCCAGTACAAAATAGAATTTTTTGGTAACGATGGTTCCGTAAAAGAACTGAAAGGATTTGCCCCTTTGAAAGCAAAAGAAATTATCGACGCGTCGACGATGAGTCTTTCTGCCTTAAAAACCTTTGTCGCAGATTCGATCGCCGAGGCCAAAATTGATAATGTTTTGCTTTCGGGCCACTTAAAAGCGACGATGATGAAGGTTTCTGATCCCATTATCTTCGGTGCAATGGTTCAGGTGTATTTTAAGGACGTTTTCTTAAAATATGCAGATTTTTTTAAAGAACTTGATATTAATCCGAACAACGGCCTGCAGGATCTTTTCGACAAGATAAAAGGGCACGAAAAAGAAATGGACATCCGTGCAGATCTTGGGATCGCTTTCCAGTACGGACCGGCAGTTGCCATGGTAAATTCCGACAAAGGAATTTCAAATTTCCACGTACCGTCCGATATTATTGTAGATGCTTCCATGGCCGCCCTCATCAGAGGTGGCGGTAAAATGTGGAACAAAGATGGTAAGGAAGAAGATACCATCGCCATGATCCCGGACCGTAGCTATGCAGGTTTTTATCAAGCGGCGATCGACGATATGAAAAATCACGGCGCGCTGGATGTAACCAAAATCGGGTCGGTACCAAATGTTGGATTAATGGCTCAAAAAGCCGAGGAATACGGTTCCCACGATAAAACTTTTCAGATTTCAGCGGAAGGAAAAGTAAAGGTTTCCGATGCAGAAGGAAATATTTTATTGGAACAGGAGGTGCAGTCGGGCGATATTTTCAGAATGTGTCAAACGAAAGATGCGCCTATTCAGGATTGGGTAAAACTCGCCGTTAACAGAGCCAGACTTTCCGATACGCCCGCCATTTTTTGGCTGGATGATCAAAGAGCGCACGACCGCGAAATGATTAAAAAAGTAGAAAAATATTTGAAGGACTACGATACCAGCGGTTTGGATATTCAGATTTTGAACATCGAGGATGCAATGACCTTAACTTTGGAACGCCTTAGAAAAGGTTTGGACACAATTTCGGTTTCCGGTAACGTTTTGAGAGATTATTTAACCGATCTCTTTCCGATCCTGGAACTGGGAACGTCTGCAAAAATGCTTTCCATTGTGCCATTGATGAACGGGGGTGGTTTGTTTGAAACCGGCGCCGGCGGATCGGCCCCAAAACATATCGAACAGTTTATTGAAGAAGGTTATCTACGCTGGGACTCTTTGGGTGAATTTATGGCCCTGCAGGCAAGTCTGGAACATTTAGCGCAGACGCAAAACAACGGCAAAGCTCAGGTTTTAGCAGATGCGTTGGACCTTGCCACAGAGAAATTTTTAGCCAATGACAAATCACCTTCCCGCAAAGTAGGTTCCATCGATAACAGAGGTTCTCACTTCTATTTAGCACTTTACTGGGCCGAAGCTTTAGCGCAGCAAACTAAAGATGCAGAACTCGCAGCAAAATTTGCTCCTGTGGCGAAAGCGATGCTGGAAAATGAAGAGAAAATCAATTCAGAACTCATTGGCGCGCAGGGAAAAACCCAGGAGATTGGGGGTTATTACCAACCTAATTTTACGAAGACAGACGAGGCCATGAGACCTTCGGCTACTTTAAATACGATTGTAAACGGAATTTAA
- the tpx gene encoding thiol peroxidase, with the protein MADISLHGNPVQTSGSLPEIGSTVKNFKLVSSDLKDKTNEDFASKRIIFNIFPSIDTGVCAASARKFNEEAAGLNNTVVLNVSRDLPFALSRFCAAEGIENVETLSDFRGTFGEDYGVTITDSPMAGLLSRAVIVADENGKVVYTEQVPEIAQEPNYENALNALK; encoded by the coding sequence ATGGCAGATATTAGCTTACACGGAAACCCGGTGCAGACTTCAGGATCCTTACCCGAAATTGGAAGCACCGTAAAAAACTTTAAATTGGTCAGCAGCGATTTAAAAGACAAAACGAACGAAGATTTCGCGTCCAAAAGAATCATTTTCAACATTTTCCCGAGCATTGATACCGGTGTTTGTGCCGCCTCTGCACGAAAATTTAACGAAGAAGCTGCAGGACTGAACAATACCGTAGTTTTGAATGTTTCCCGAGATTTGCCTTTCGCGCTAAGTCGTTTTTGCGCCGCAGAAGGAATTGAAAATGTAGAAACGCTCTCCGATTTCCGCGGAACTTTCGGCGAGGATTATGGCGTAACCATCACCGATTCGCCAATGGCGGGACTTTTAAGCCGTGCAGTTATTGTAGCAGACGAAAATGGCAAGGTGGTTTACACGGAACAAGTGCCGGAAATTGCGCAGGAGCCTAATTATGAAAATGCATTGAATGCTTTAAAATAA
- a CDS encoding DUF763 domain-containing protein produces the protein MKRSGSSDLPLHYGSVPPWLYERMSKLGLSVIEVLLSDYGKDEVIRRLSDPFWFQCFGSVMGMDWHSSGITTSVLGALKKSINPNSRSLGIYIAGGKGKSSIQTPVELLKISENTGLNGNELVRASKLSAKVDNTAVQDGYQLYTHNFILTDKGKWAVIQQGMNVNDKTARRYHWHSENLKSFVEEPHTGIEGINQGKILNLTAQAAKESRSGILEISHTNSEKIMADFARLILPAHHDVQASDVDLKRLGALLYKTRETQPENFEELLLLKGVGPRTLQSLALVSEVIHGSPSRFQDPARFSFAHGGKDGHPFPVPLKIYDETLSILQKGIEKSKLGNSDQLKSVEKLHQMIAKAEESFHPNFDINEVIEEERANSWKYGGRTVFGEAEKPHNQKAIQLSLF, from the coding sequence ATGAAACGCTCCGGTTCTTCAGATTTACCGCTTCATTACGGCTCCGTTCCACCGTGGCTGTATGAGCGAATGTCGAAACTGGGCCTTTCGGTGATCGAAGTTTTGCTCAGCGATTACGGAAAAGATGAAGTCATCCGCAGATTAAGTGATCCTTTTTGGTTTCAGTGCTTCGGTTCCGTCATGGGAATGGATTGGCATTCTTCCGGCATCACCACGTCGGTTTTGGGTGCTTTAAAAAAATCCATCAATCCAAATTCGAGATCTCTTGGCATATATATCGCCGGCGGTAAAGGAAAATCATCCATACAAACACCTGTAGAACTCTTAAAAATTTCTGAAAACACCGGTTTAAACGGTAATGAACTTGTGCGCGCCAGTAAACTTTCCGCCAAAGTAGATAATACGGCGGTTCAGGATGGCTATCAGTTGTACACGCATAACTTTATATTAACCGATAAAGGAAAGTGGGCCGTTATTCAGCAGGGAATGAATGTAAACGATAAAACCGCACGCCGCTATCATTGGCATTCGGAAAATTTGAAATCTTTTGTTGAAGAGCCGCACACCGGAATTGAAGGAATTAATCAAGGAAAAATCTTAAATCTTACCGCGCAGGCGGCCAAAGAAAGCCGCTCCGGAATTTTAGAGATTTCTCACACCAATTCCGAAAAAATAATGGCGGATTTTGCCCGTTTGATTTTGCCCGCACATCACGATGTTCAGGCCTCTGATGTAGATCTGAAACGTTTGGGTGCATTGCTTTATAAAACGCGCGAAACACAGCCAGAGAATTTTGAAGAATTGCTTTTGTTAAAAGGAGTTGGCCCGCGGACGCTGCAAAGTTTGGCTTTGGTAAGCGAAGTTATTCACGGTTCGCCTTCCCGTTTTCAGGATCCTGCGAGATTTTCCTTTGCGCACGGCGGAAAAGACGGTCATCCGTTTCCTGTGCCTTTAAAAATTTACGACGAAACACTTTCGATCTTACAAAAAGGGATCGAAAAGTCTAAACTCGGGAATTCGGACCAGCTGAAATCGGTGGAAAAACTGCATCAGATGATCGCAAAAGCAGAAGAAAGCTTTCACCCCAACTTTGATATTAATGAGGTGATTGAAGAAGAACGCGCCAATTCCTGGAAATATGGCGGCAGAACGGTTTTCGGTGAGGCCGAAAAACCACATAATCAAAAAGCCATTCAACTCTCTCTGTTTTAA
- a CDS encoding VOC family protein, protein MENQKFNPVVWFEIYVDDMERATKFYEEILQIKLQEMSDPTNEAMIMKAFPGDPFTSGASGTLVKMEGMKAGGGGTMVYFFSTDCSIEESRVESAGGKISQPKTSLGEYGFCSIVTDTEGNTFGIHSMQ, encoded by the coding sequence ATGGAAAATCAAAAATTTAATCCGGTGGTCTGGTTTGAGATTTACGTAGACGATATGGAGCGCGCCACGAAATTTTACGAAGAAATTCTTCAAATCAAATTACAGGAAATGTCGGATCCCACGAATGAGGCAATGATTATGAAAGCATTTCCCGGCGACCCGTTCACCTCCGGTGCTTCGGGAACATTAGTTAAAATGGAAGGAATGAAAGCCGGCGGTGGTGGCACAATGGTTTATTTTTTCAGTACAGACTGCAGTATTGAAGAAAGCCGCGTCGAATCCGCAGGCGGAAAGATCTCTCAACCAAAAACATCGCTCGGCGAATACGGGTTCTGTTCCATCGTTACGGATACTGAAGGCAATACATTCGGGATTCATTCGATGCAGTAA
- a CDS encoding SRPBCC domain-containing protein codes for MSPITIDITILKSVDKVWDYFTKPEHITEWNFATDEWVCPAAKNNFEVGGAFDYRMEAKDGSFGFDYTGVFDEIVPLKKINYHLDDGRQVEVIFESLDPDMTKVTEIFEPDPEQPPQMQREGWYGILNNFHKYVENN; via the coding sequence ATGAGTCCTATTACTATTGATATTACCATTTTGAAATCCGTCGACAAGGTTTGGGATTATTTTACTAAACCTGAACATATTACAGAATGGAATTTCGCGACCGACGAGTGGGTTTGTCCTGCTGCCAAAAATAATTTTGAGGTCGGCGGCGCTTTCGATTACCGTATGGAAGCCAAAGACGGAAGCTTCGGCTTCGATTATACCGGAGTTTTTGATGAGATTGTACCGCTGAAAAAAATAAATTATCATCTGGATGATGGCAGACAGGTCGAGGTTATTTTTGAAAGCCTCGACCCTGATATGACCAAAGTAACAGAAATTTTCGAACCGGATCCGGAACAACCGCCTCAAATGCAGCGCGAAGGCTGGTACGGAATTTTAAATAACTTTCATAAATACGTCGAAAACAATTAG